From Nocardioides sp. HDW12B, the proteins below share one genomic window:
- the purB gene encoding adenylosuccinate lyase, with protein MSHPNVLASRYAGADLAALWSPEHKIVLERQLWIAVLKAQRDLGIAVPDGVVEAYEKVVDQVDLDSIAARERETRHDVKARIEEFCALAGHEHIHKGMTSRDLTENVEQLQIVSSLRLVRGRVVATLARLARLASEHEALVMAGRSHNVAAQATTLGKRFATVADELLVALDRLEDLLGRYPLRGIKGPVGTAQDMLDLLDGDGSRLAELETRVAAHLGFDRVLTSVGQVYPRSLDFDVVSALVQLSAAPSNLATTIRLMAGIELVTEGFKEGQVGSSAMPHKMNTRSCERVNGLAVVLRGYLSMVGELAGDQWNEGDVSCSVVRRVALPDAFFAIDGLFQTFLTVLDEFGAFPAVVQRELDRYLPFLATTKVLMAAVRAGVGRETAHESIKKAAVGVALDMRRGQAENDVFARLAADPSLGLSAADLAALVAEPIAFTGAAVDQVRAVVARVEQLVEQHPAEASYTPGAIL; from the coding sequence GTGTCCCACCCCAACGTCCTGGCCAGTCGCTACGCCGGGGCCGACCTCGCTGCGCTCTGGTCGCCCGAGCACAAGATCGTGCTCGAGCGGCAGCTGTGGATCGCGGTGCTCAAGGCCCAGCGCGACCTGGGGATCGCCGTTCCCGACGGCGTCGTCGAGGCCTACGAGAAGGTCGTCGACCAGGTCGACCTCGACTCCATCGCGGCCCGCGAGCGGGAGACCCGCCACGACGTGAAGGCCCGGATCGAGGAGTTCTGCGCCCTCGCCGGCCACGAGCACATCCACAAGGGCATGACCTCGCGCGACCTGACCGAGAACGTCGAGCAGCTGCAGATCGTGTCCTCGCTGCGCCTCGTCCGCGGCCGGGTGGTCGCGACGCTGGCACGTCTGGCGCGGCTGGCGAGCGAGCACGAGGCGCTCGTCATGGCCGGCCGCTCCCACAACGTCGCTGCCCAGGCCACCACCCTCGGAAAGCGCTTCGCCACCGTCGCCGACGAGCTGCTGGTGGCGCTCGACCGGCTCGAGGACCTGCTCGGGCGCTACCCGCTGCGCGGCATCAAGGGTCCGGTCGGCACCGCCCAGGACATGCTCGACCTGCTCGACGGCGACGGCTCACGGCTGGCCGAGCTGGAGACCCGGGTCGCGGCCCACCTCGGCTTCGACCGGGTGCTGACCAGCGTCGGCCAGGTCTACCCCCGCAGCCTCGACTTCGACGTGGTCTCCGCGCTGGTCCAGCTGAGCGCAGCTCCGTCGAACCTCGCCACCACGATCCGGCTGATGGCCGGCATCGAGCTGGTCACCGAGGGCTTCAAGGAGGGGCAGGTCGGCTCCAGCGCGATGCCGCACAAGATGAACACCCGCTCCTGCGAGCGCGTCAACGGCCTGGCGGTGGTGCTGCGCGGCTACCTCTCCATGGTCGGCGAGCTCGCCGGTGACCAGTGGAACGAGGGCGACGTGTCCTGCTCGGTGGTGCGCCGGGTCGCGCTGCCCGACGCGTTCTTCGCCATCGACGGGCTGTTCCAGACGTTCCTGACGGTGCTCGACGAGTTCGGCGCCTTCCCGGCCGTGGTCCAGCGCGAGCTCGACCGCTACCTGCCGTTCCTGGCCACCACCAAGGTGCTCATGGCCGCCGTGCGGGCCGGGGTCGGTCGCGAGACCGCCCACGAGTCGATCAAGAAGGCCGCCGTCGGGGTGGCCCTCGACATGCGCCGCGGCCAGGCCGAGAACGACGTCTTCGCCCGCCTCGCCGCCGACCCCTCGCTCGGGCTGTCCGCGGCCGACCTCGCAGCGCTGGTGGCCGAGCCGATCGCCTTCACCGGCGCCGCCGTCGACCAGGTCCGCGCCGTGGTGGCCCGCGTCGAGCAGCTCGTCGAGCAGCACCCCGCGGAGGCGTCGTACACCCCGGGCGCGATCCTCTAG
- a CDS encoding diacylglycerol kinase family protein, producing MNRILLVTNAAAGTNEQEAVDAALDVLRKGAEVEVAATSSPEELDEVVAGLDGRTVVACGGDGTLHAVVNALSRAGALGSTDFGLIPLGTGNDFARGIGLPLEPDAAAAVISGGRTVATDLIVDDEGTVVVNNVHLGVGAQASRRAEKWKPRFGKIGIGKVGYLVGALDASLQPKYLKVEVTVDGTVLQGRELTRGHRVAQVAIGNGSDVGGGTQLIPGADPEDGKLSVIVSRTRGTWSKLSYAARLRLGTHNLMKEVTEVTGTEVRVRGERFYCVADGEIAGPYTDKSWSLKRGALSMFRP from the coding sequence GTGAACCGCATCCTGCTCGTGACCAACGCCGCTGCCGGCACCAACGAGCAGGAAGCCGTCGACGCCGCCCTCGACGTCCTCCGCAAGGGCGCCGAGGTCGAGGTCGCCGCCACCAGCAGCCCGGAGGAGCTCGACGAGGTCGTCGCGGGTCTCGACGGTCGCACCGTGGTCGCCTGCGGGGGCGACGGCACGCTCCACGCCGTGGTCAACGCCCTGTCCCGCGCCGGCGCGCTCGGCTCGACCGACTTCGGGCTGATCCCGCTCGGCACCGGCAACGACTTCGCCCGCGGCATCGGCCTGCCGCTGGAGCCGGACGCCGCCGCAGCGGTGATCAGCGGCGGCCGGACCGTCGCCACCGACCTGATCGTCGACGACGAGGGCACGGTCGTGGTCAACAACGTGCACCTGGGCGTGGGGGCGCAGGCGAGCCGCCGGGCCGAGAAGTGGAAGCCGCGGTTCGGCAAGATCGGCATCGGCAAGGTCGGCTACCTCGTCGGGGCGCTCGACGCGAGCCTGCAGCCGAAGTACCTCAAGGTGGAGGTCACCGTCGACGGCACCGTCCTGCAGGGCCGCGAGCTCACGCGGGGCCACCGGGTCGCCCAGGTGGCCATCGGCAACGGCTCCGACGTCGGTGGCGGGACCCAGCTGATCCCCGGCGCCGACCCGGAGGACGGCAAGCTGTCCGTGATCGTGTCGCGGACACGCGGCACCTGGTCGAAGCTCTCCTACGCCGCCCGCCTCCGGCTCGGCACCCACAACCTCATGAAGGAGGTCACCGAGGTGACCGGCACCGAGGTGCGCGTGCGGGGCGAGCGGTTCTACTGCGTCGCCGACGGCGAGATCGCCGGTCCCTACACCGACAAGTCCTGGTCGCTGAAGCGCGGGGCGCTCTCGATGTTCCGCCCCTGA
- a CDS encoding DUF3151 domain-containing protein: MTFQDLMAGPPPTHLPADPAAADLAGGAAPEAVVRAHPESPTAWAALAQQARDAGAEELTVYAYARVGYHRSLDMLRRNGWKGTGPVPWAHEPNRGFLTCLALLARSAAAIGEGSIDAPAEAADKEQAAGTPVGVIGSGEAGRCATFLRDSSPEAAAHFGFTV, encoded by the coding sequence ATGACCTTCCAGGACCTCATGGCCGGACCCCCGCCCACCCACCTCCCCGCCGACCCCGCCGCCGCGGACCTCGCCGGCGGTGCGGCCCCGGAGGCCGTGGTCCGGGCGCACCCGGAGTCCCCCACCGCCTGGGCGGCCCTGGCCCAGCAGGCGCGTGACGCCGGGGCCGAGGAGCTCACGGTCTACGCCTACGCCCGCGTCGGCTACCACCGCTCACTCGACATGCTGCGCCGCAACGGCTGGAAGGGCACCGGCCCCGTGCCGTGGGCGCACGAGCCCAACCGCGGCTTCCTGACCTGCCTCGCGCTGCTGGCTCGCTCGGCCGCTGCGATCGGGGAGGGCTCGATCGACGCGCCCGCCGAGGCGGCCGACAAGGAGCAGGCCGCCGGCACGCCGGTGGGCGTCATCGGCTCCGGCGAGGCCGGCCGCTGCGCGACGTTCCTGCGCGACTCGTCGCCCGAGGCCGCGGCGCACTTCGGCTTCACCGTCTGA
- a CDS encoding ACT domain-containing protein, protein MPYLLRVELPDVPGSLGRVASAIGEAGGDIEAIEIVEHRGEGTAVDDVLLEMAHGVMPDSVVSACNQLDGVQVLWISRYAAGGQLFLDLEVVEQLTQEPKAAYDILVDMLPVAFRTDWAMRLARTDSGVKQVHATSAAPDLGDDQAAWFPMKRAGRLDVEPGWSQLNENVVAGMPLDRDEIIVTGRRGGPEILDSELARLAHLAALAVTIRRA, encoded by the coding sequence GTGCCCTACCTGCTGCGGGTCGAGCTGCCCGACGTGCCGGGCTCGCTGGGTCGCGTCGCGAGCGCCATCGGTGAGGCCGGGGGCGACATCGAGGCCATCGAGATCGTCGAGCACCGGGGCGAGGGCACGGCCGTCGACGACGTGCTCCTCGAGATGGCCCACGGCGTGATGCCCGACTCCGTGGTCTCCGCGTGCAACCAGCTCGACGGTGTCCAGGTGCTGTGGATCAGCCGGTACGCCGCCGGCGGGCAGCTGTTCCTCGACCTCGAGGTCGTCGAGCAGCTGACCCAGGAGCCGAAGGCGGCCTACGACATCCTCGTCGACATGCTGCCGGTCGCGTTCCGCACCGACTGGGCGATGCGCCTCGCGCGCACCGACTCCGGCGTCAAGCAGGTCCACGCCACCTCGGCGGCGCCCGACCTCGGCGACGACCAGGCGGCGTGGTTCCCCATGAAGCGCGCCGGCCGCCTCGACGTCGAGCCGGGCTGGTCGCAGCTGAACGAGAACGTCGTGGCGGGCATGCCCCTGGACCGTGACGAGATCATCGTGACCGGGCGCCGCGGCGGCCCTGAGATCCTCGACTCCGAGCTGGCCCGGCTGGCCCACCTGGCCGCGCTGGCCGTCACCATCCGGCGCGCCTGA
- a CDS encoding sigma-70 family RNA polymerase sigma factor encodes MDTSTQTPGVGQVAQVRRQEAEARFAALYADTFDRLLAYALRRVDEPERAADVVAETFLVAWRRLAEVPPGDDARLWLYGVARRVLANDRRGRARRQRLGQRLRDELPRAVPDHADRLAATATVRAALDRLREADREVLTLTVWEELEPREVAIALDLPVGTVRARLSRARARLRDELGDAWGADAPGVGRHDPGPPGHEPGDSDTHQPRPRGGGDR; translated from the coding sequence GTGGACACGAGCACCCAGACTCCCGGGGTCGGGCAGGTCGCGCAGGTGAGGCGGCAGGAGGCCGAGGCCCGCTTCGCCGCCCTGTACGCCGACACGTTCGACCGGCTGCTGGCCTACGCGCTGCGCCGCGTCGACGAGCCGGAGCGCGCGGCCGACGTGGTCGCCGAGACGTTCCTGGTCGCGTGGCGGCGGCTGGCGGAGGTGCCGCCCGGCGACGACGCCCGCCTCTGGTTGTACGGCGTGGCGCGCCGCGTCCTGGCCAACGACCGTCGCGGTCGGGCGCGCCGACAGCGACTGGGCCAGCGGCTGCGCGACGAGCTGCCCCGGGCCGTGCCGGACCACGCCGATCGCCTCGCCGCCACCGCGACGGTGCGAGCCGCGCTGGACCGGCTCCGTGAGGCCGACCGTGAGGTCCTGACGCTCACCGTCTGGGAGGAGCTCGAGCCGCGCGAGGTCGCGATCGCCCTCGACCTCCCGGTCGGCACGGTCCGCGCCCGGCTGTCGCGGGCTCGCGCCCGGCTGCGCGACGAGCTCGGTGACGCCTGGGGCGCGGACGCGCCGGGCGTCGGCCGTCACGATCCAGGGCCACCCGGACACGAACCAGGAGACAGCGACACCCACCAGCCACGACCGCGCGGAGGAGGAGACCGATGA
- the purD gene encoding phosphoribosylamine--glycine ligase: protein MKTLVIGGGGREHALALALSRDPNVTEVHAAPGNPGMAACATLHPVDPMDGPAVAALATGLGVDLVVVGPEAPLVGGVADTVREAGVACFGPSAAAARLEGSKAFAKDVMAAAEVPTAMARVCDTDEEVADALDAFGAPYVVKDDGLAAGKGVVVTEDRDEAVAHAKGCVRVVIEEYLDGPEVSLFAITDGETVYPLQPAQDFKRALDADQGPNTGGMGAYTPLPWAPDDLVEDVRRRVLEPTVVEMAHRGAPFSGLLYAGLALTKRGLRVVEFNARFGDPETQALLQRMDSPLGVLLLAAAEGRLHEVDPPTWRGGAAVTVVVAAAGYPESPRKGDVITGVAAADALEGVDVIHAGTATAGDDLVTAGGRVLAVTAVGDSVADARARAYEGVDLIEIDGAHHRTDIAAGV, encoded by the coding sequence GTGAAGACGCTGGTGATCGGGGGTGGGGGCCGCGAGCACGCGTTGGCGCTGGCGCTGTCCCGCGACCCGAACGTGACCGAGGTCCACGCCGCTCCGGGGAACCCCGGGATGGCTGCGTGCGCCACCCTGCACCCCGTCGACCCGATGGACGGGCCGGCCGTCGCCGCCCTGGCCACCGGGCTGGGCGTCGACCTCGTCGTGGTCGGGCCCGAGGCGCCGCTCGTCGGCGGCGTGGCCGACACCGTGCGCGAGGCCGGCGTCGCCTGCTTCGGCCCGAGCGCCGCCGCCGCCCGGCTGGAGGGCTCCAAGGCCTTCGCCAAGGACGTCATGGCCGCCGCTGAGGTGCCGACCGCGATGGCGCGGGTGTGCGACACCGACGAGGAGGTCGCCGACGCGCTCGACGCCTTCGGGGCGCCGTACGTCGTCAAGGACGACGGCCTGGCCGCCGGCAAGGGCGTGGTGGTGACCGAGGACCGCGACGAGGCGGTCGCCCACGCGAAGGGCTGCGTCCGCGTCGTCATCGAGGAGTACCTCGACGGCCCGGAGGTCTCCCTCTTCGCGATCACCGACGGCGAGACGGTCTACCCGTTGCAGCCGGCGCAGGACTTCAAGCGCGCCCTCGACGCCGACCAGGGCCCCAACACCGGCGGCATGGGCGCCTACACGCCGCTGCCGTGGGCGCCCGACGACCTCGTCGAGGACGTACGGCGACGCGTGCTCGAGCCGACCGTCGTGGAGATGGCCCACCGCGGGGCGCCCTTCTCGGGCCTGCTCTACGCCGGGCTGGCGCTGACCAAGCGGGGCCTGCGCGTCGTGGAGTTCAACGCCCGCTTCGGCGACCCGGAGACCCAGGCACTGCTGCAGCGCATGGACTCGCCGCTCGGCGTGCTGCTGCTCGCCGCCGCCGAGGGCCGCCTGCACGAGGTCGACCCGCCGACCTGGCGCGGGGGAGCGGCCGTGACCGTCGTGGTGGCCGCCGCCGGCTACCCCGAGAGCCCGCGCAAGGGCGACGTCATCACCGGGGTCGCCGCGGCCGACGCGCTCGAGGGCGTCGACGTCATCCACGCCGGCACCGCCACCGCCGGCGACGACCTCGTGACCGCCGGCGGCCGCGTCCTGGCCGTCACCGCCGTCGGGGACTCCGTCGCCGACGCCCGTGCCCGCGCCTACGAGGGCGTCGACCTGATCGAGATCGACGGCGCCCACCACCGCACCGACATCGCCGCAGGAGTCTGA
- a CDS encoding adenylosuccinate synthase has translation MPAIVVLGAQWGDEGKGKATDLLGHSIDYCVRYQGGNNAGHTIVVDGEKFATHLMPSGVLTPGCTPVIANGVVMDARVLFDEIDGLEARGVNASRVLISGSAHLITSYHTAIDKVTERFLGKNQIGTTGRGIGPAYADKINRVGVRVADVFDEKILRAKVEAALEMKNHLLVKVYNRRAISVEEILEEIAEYADRLKPLVADTSLVLNDALDQGQTVLFEGAQATMLDVDHGTYPFVTSSNPIAGGVGAGAGIGPMRIDRVIGVIKAFTTRVGSGPFPTELLDADGDTLREVGKEFGTTTGRPRRCGWYDSVIARYSARVNGLTEFFLTKLDNLGVWDEIPVCVAYEIDGERVEEMPMTQTDFHHAKPVYEMLPGWKSDISGCRTFEELPANAQAYIRRLEELSGAPFWGVGVGPGREESIVLR, from the coding sequence ATGCCAGCCATCGTGGTGCTCGGCGCCCAGTGGGGCGACGAGGGCAAGGGCAAGGCGACCGACCTGCTGGGCCACAGCATCGACTACTGCGTGCGCTACCAGGGTGGCAACAACGCGGGCCACACCATCGTGGTGGACGGCGAGAAGTTCGCCACCCACCTGATGCCGAGCGGCGTCCTGACGCCCGGCTGCACGCCGGTCATCGCCAACGGCGTCGTCATGGACGCCCGAGTGCTCTTCGACGAGATCGACGGCCTCGAGGCCCGCGGCGTCAACGCCTCGCGGGTGCTGATCTCGGGCAGCGCGCACCTGATCACGAGCTACCACACCGCGATCGACAAGGTCACCGAGCGCTTCCTCGGCAAGAACCAGATCGGCACGACGGGGCGCGGCATCGGTCCGGCGTACGCCGACAAGATCAACCGCGTGGGCGTGCGGGTGGCCGACGTCTTCGACGAGAAGATCCTGCGGGCCAAGGTCGAGGCCGCGCTGGAGATGAAGAACCACCTGCTGGTGAAGGTCTACAACCGTCGAGCGATCAGCGTCGAGGAGATCCTCGAGGAGATCGCGGAGTACGCCGACCGCCTCAAGCCGCTGGTCGCCGACACCTCGCTGGTGCTCAACGACGCGCTCGACCAGGGGCAGACCGTGCTCTTCGAGGGCGCCCAGGCGACCATGCTCGACGTCGACCACGGCACCTATCCCTTCGTCACCTCCTCGAACCCGATCGCGGGTGGCGTCGGCGCGGGCGCCGGGATCGGGCCGATGCGCATCGACCGCGTCATCGGCGTCATCAAGGCGTTCACGACGCGCGTCGGGTCGGGCCCGTTCCCGACCGAGCTGCTCGACGCCGACGGCGACACGTTGCGCGAGGTCGGCAAGGAGTTCGGTACGACGACGGGTCGCCCGCGGCGCTGCGGCTGGTACGACTCCGTCATCGCCCGCTACTCCGCACGCGTCAACGGGCTCACCGAGTTCTTCCTGACCAAGCTCGACAACCTCGGGGTCTGGGACGAGATCCCGGTCTGCGTCGCCTACGAGATCGACGGCGAGCGGGTCGAGGAGATGCCGATGACGCAGACCGACTTCCACCACGCGAAGCCGGTCTACGAGATGCTCCCCGGCTGGAAGTCCGACATCTCCGGGTGCCGCACCTTCGAGGAGCTGCCCGCCAACGCCCAGGCCTATATCCGTCGGCTCGAGGAGCTCTCCGGGGCGCCGTTCTGGGGCGTCGGGGTCGGCCCGGGCCGCGAGGAGAGCATCGTCCTGCGCTGA
- a CDS encoding class I SAM-dependent methyltransferase has protein sequence MADSLWERTLRERHGADYAHVYAAHFDELAATGTDVHGEVAFLRPLLGDGARVLDAGCGTGRVAQRLAEEGYDVTGVDADPAMVDVARERAPGVTWVVSDLADLDLATTFELVVMAGNVVPFVEADLDAVCARLSAHLAPRGLLVCGYGLDADHLPEGALEVPFATYDAACSAAGLHLVGHHAGWEGQGYDNGGYSLSVHVRPDPEDDPDNRTGDDAGS, from the coding sequence GTGGCCGACTCGCTCTGGGAGCGCACGCTGCGCGAGCGGCACGGCGCCGACTACGCGCACGTCTACGCCGCGCACTTCGACGAGCTGGCCGCCACGGGCACCGACGTCCACGGCGAGGTCGCGTTCCTGCGGCCCCTGCTCGGTGACGGCGCCCGGGTGCTCGACGCCGGCTGCGGCACCGGCCGGGTCGCGCAGCGCCTGGCCGAGGAGGGCTACGACGTCACCGGTGTCGACGCCGACCCCGCGATGGTCGACGTGGCCCGCGAGCGGGCGCCCGGCGTCACCTGGGTCGTCTCCGACCTGGCCGACCTGGACCTCGCGACGACCTTCGAGCTGGTCGTGATGGCCGGCAACGTCGTGCCCTTCGTCGAGGCCGACCTGGACGCCGTCTGCGCCCGCCTGTCGGCGCACCTCGCGCCCCGCGGCCTGCTGGTCTGCGGCTACGGCCTCGACGCCGACCACCTGCCCGAGGGCGCGCTCGAGGTGCCCTTCGCGACGTACGACGCCGCGTGCTCGGCCGCCGGTCTGCACCTGGTCGGGCACCACGCCGGCTGGGAGGGGCAGGGGTACGACAACGGGGGCTACTCGTTGAGCGTGCACGTCCGCCCCGACCCCGAGGACGACCCGGACAACCGCACGGGCGACGACGCCGGGTCCTGA
- a CDS encoding NAD(P) transhydrogenase subunit alpha, whose product MKIAVARETRQGESRVAMVPELVAKLTALGHDVAVEPGAGAGAQYDDEEYVAAGAEVSPHAFEGAGLIVSVNALDAPAVRQLAEGTSTLSFVHTNQAPELVADLRDCGITAFAMELVPRISRAQSMDALSSQALVAGYRSAIVAAGMLRRFFPLNMTAAGTVPPAQVVVLGAGVAGLQAIATAKRLGAVVKAYDVRAASAEEIRSLGAVAIDLELETLEGTGGYAREMTADRAATQREKLTPYIADADALITTAAVPGRAAPMLVTTDMVERMKPGSVVVDLAAETGGNVEGSVAGEVVRIGHAQVWGGQNVPSQLPQPASKLYAQNIVNIVTLMTREGAFDPDFDDEIVAGSCVTHAGRIVHEPTREALEGPRPDPAPAGGEGAGA is encoded by the coding sequence GTGAAGATCGCTGTAGCCCGTGAGACCCGCCAGGGTGAGTCACGTGTGGCGATGGTCCCCGAGCTGGTCGCCAAGCTGACCGCCCTGGGCCATGACGTCGCCGTCGAGCCAGGGGCGGGGGCCGGGGCGCAGTACGACGACGAGGAGTACGTCGCCGCGGGTGCCGAGGTCTCCCCGCACGCCTTCGAGGGGGCGGGGCTGATCGTCTCGGTGAACGCCCTGGACGCTCCTGCGGTGCGCCAGCTCGCCGAGGGCACGTCGACGCTGTCGTTCGTCCACACCAACCAGGCGCCCGAGCTGGTGGCCGACCTCCGCGACTGCGGCATCACCGCCTTCGCGATGGAGCTCGTGCCGCGGATCAGCCGGGCCCAGTCGATGGACGCGCTGTCCTCGCAGGCCCTGGTCGCCGGCTACCGCAGCGCGATCGTCGCGGCCGGCATGCTGCGCCGCTTCTTCCCCCTCAACATGACCGCCGCCGGCACGGTGCCCCCGGCCCAGGTCGTCGTGCTCGGTGCCGGCGTCGCCGGGCTGCAGGCGATCGCGACCGCCAAGCGCCTCGGTGCGGTGGTCAAGGCCTACGACGTGCGCGCCGCCTCGGCCGAGGAGATCCGGTCGCTGGGCGCGGTCGCCATCGACCTGGAGCTGGAGACCCTCGAGGGCACCGGTGGGTACGCCCGCGAGATGACCGCGGACCGGGCCGCCACCCAGCGCGAGAAGCTGACGCCGTACATCGCGGACGCGGACGCGCTCATCACGACCGCCGCGGTGCCCGGCCGGGCTGCGCCGATGCTCGTGACCACCGACATGGTCGAGCGCATGAAGCCGGGCTCGGTCGTGGTCGACCTGGCCGCCGAGACCGGCGGCAACGTCGAGGGCTCGGTGGCCGGCGAGGTCGTGCGGATCGGCCACGCGCAGGTCTGGGGCGGGCAGAACGTGCCCTCGCAGCTGCCGCAGCCGGCCTCGAAGCTCTACGCGCAGAACATCGTCAACATCGTGACGCTCATGACCCGCGAGGGTGCGTTCGACCCCGACTTCGACGACGAGATCGTCGCCGGGTCGTGCGTCACGCA
- the thpR gene encoding RNA 2',3'-cyclic phosphodiesterase produces the protein MRMFVAIRPPDHVIEDLDDFLAPRREASRLRWTHPDTWHLTLAFMADVPDRSRDELEERLGEAAARRRPFDLRLAGGGAFPDPTRAKVLYADVRADDPVELDRLAVGARNAAATSGAPPDGAAFVPHLTLARMNRPVEATRWLRVLGAYDGPTWTVDEVELVASHLGEGPRNRPRHEPVATFGLVATRESRHAE, from the coding sequence ATGCGCATGTTCGTCGCCATCCGCCCGCCGGACCACGTGATCGAGGACCTCGACGACTTCCTGGCGCCGCGTCGCGAGGCCAGCCGGCTGCGGTGGACCCACCCCGACACCTGGCACCTGACGCTGGCGTTCATGGCCGACGTGCCCGACCGCTCGCGCGACGAGCTCGAGGAGCGGCTGGGGGAGGCCGCAGCCCGTCGACGGCCCTTCGACCTGCGGCTGGCCGGCGGCGGCGCCTTCCCCGACCCGACCCGCGCCAAGGTGCTCTACGCCGACGTGCGGGCCGACGACCCGGTCGAGCTCGACCGGCTCGCGGTGGGTGCGCGGAACGCCGCGGCGACCTCGGGGGCACCGCCGGACGGGGCGGCGTTCGTGCCCCACCTGACGCTGGCGCGGATGAACCGGCCGGTGGAGGCGACCCGGTGGCTGCGGGTGCTCGGCGCCTACGACGGTCCGACCTGGACCGTCGACGAGGTCGAGCTGGTCGCCTCCCACCTCGGCGAGGGGCCGCGCAACCGGCCCCGCCACGAGCCGGTGGCCACCTTCGGGCTCGTCGCGACGCGTGAAAGTCGACACGCTGAGTAG
- a CDS encoding sulfotransferase, producing the protein MSPRVLSSARASRGGRLPDFLLVGAPKAGTTALHAALAEHPELYLSPVKEPKYYLCGDSLPPAYTGPGDAHSNREWVWQRQRYLDLFADARDDQRTGESTPFYLYHRDARRRIAADLPNAKLVAVLRDPVDRAYSNWQHLWVDGLEPCADVLQACAREQERIDAGWAPFWHYRSLGMYGRQLQDLYQHVEHDRVLLLRYRELVEEPAATLDRVCAFLGVSQGVLTEVPAGNSRPFVVPSARTRVLGPVLRAGARLGAHFPPQHWRAVSKPIIGQLHGRGDPARPRLTPEQRSALQVPFLEDIDLLEKVTGESFADWRAHRDGDTFATRRAGRSQPVG; encoded by the coding sequence ATGTCGCCGCGCGTCCTGTCCTCCGCCCGTGCCTCCCGAGGCGGACGGCTCCCCGACTTCCTGCTGGTGGGCGCGCCGAAGGCGGGCACCACCGCCCTGCACGCCGCGCTGGCCGAGCACCCGGAGCTCTACCTCAGCCCGGTCAAGGAGCCGAAGTACTACCTGTGCGGGGACTCGCTCCCGCCGGCGTACACCGGCCCGGGCGACGCCCACAGCAACCGGGAGTGGGTCTGGCAGCGGCAGCGCTACCTCGACCTCTTCGCCGACGCCCGCGACGACCAGCGCACCGGCGAGAGCACGCCGTTCTACCTCTACCACCGCGACGCGCGGCGGCGGATCGCCGCGGACCTGCCGAACGCCAAGCTGGTCGCCGTCCTGCGCGACCCCGTCGACCGCGCCTACTCCAACTGGCAGCACCTCTGGGTCGACGGGCTCGAGCCGTGCGCCGACGTCCTCCAGGCCTGCGCGCGCGAGCAGGAGCGCATCGACGCCGGGTGGGCGCCGTTCTGGCACTACCGCTCGCTGGGCATGTACGGCCGCCAGCTCCAGGACCTCTACCAGCACGTCGAGCACGACCGCGTCCTGCTGCTGCGCTACCGCGAGCTCGTCGAGGAGCCCGCCGCGACGCTCGACCGCGTCTGCGCGTTCCTCGGCGTCAGCCAGGGCGTGCTCACGGAGGTGCCGGCCGGCAACTCCCGTCCGTTCGTGGTGCCGAGCGCCCGCACGCGCGTCCTCGGTCCGGTGCTGCGGGCCGGTGCCCGCCTCGGGGCGCACTTCCCGCCGCAGCACTGGCGGGCAGTGAGCAAGCCGATCATCGGCCAGCTGCACGGCCGCGGCGACCCGGCCCGCCCGCGCCTGACTCCGGAGCAGCGCTCCGCGCTGCAGGTGCCGTTCCTCGAGGACATCGACCTGCTCGAGAAGGTGACCGGCGAGTCCTTCGCCGACTGGCGGGCGCACCGCGACGGCGACACCTTCGCGACGCGGCGCGCCGGTCGCAGCCAACCCGTCGGCTGA